Proteins encoded together in one Fibrobacter sp. UWH4 window:
- a CDS encoding polysaccharide biosynthesis tyrosine autokinase, with amino-acid sequence MTVTPNNNQPNTQLPFFMPIKAGDSFDLFSNVLHHWKLVAFLSIVGLMAGTVFSRYVRDSFDNKTMLQLDTKSKSGKAVSDIGDLFDVQSPAVAEIHLIKSLSVLMPVVEQLRLNYMAEPQGVVDRLMRREGRMDLELFEPPRMDEELVKKGKKWIAVIQSEDSYELFSPMGQSLVVGKVGETYRIPMDADTVAICVKAINAEPGQSFSLSRASVLSVAEGLQASINAYEKEKNSNILEISYSDRYPDRVAEVLNAIAQTYVRQNVEMRSAEAEKSLDFLEEQLPSIKAKLDSSERLLTNYRNKMGTVDLGAEAKGTLERQVELKTQLLSLQQQYHEKARLFKEDHPAMQAILQQQQRLSHEIGKEESKTKKLPITQQDVLKLQQDVEINNQLYTSVLNNIQQLRVVRASEIGNVRIVDPAYIHVKPSKPNRKKIMAAGFGGGFALSLVLIYLLHTLSNRGVGSSSEIERETGVSVYAKIPKTQISHKLPGASDKRFILAKADSEDLAVEKIRALRTALEFSFLDEGGKVLMVTGIAPGAGKSFVSLNLAYLFAQQGKRSIFIDADLRKSRLSHKHEKGITDVIAKGCDLEKALIDIGDGAYFLPMGSRVANPGEMLGSKAFAELVQECKSKFDVVIIDTPPIALVSDALAIAKLADFGLIVIEYKKHSMENIQETIEQLNIAKLDKKAIVLNHCIHDSGAYGYGYGYGYGYRYRYRDK; translated from the coding sequence ATGACAGTTACACCGAATAATAATCAGCCGAATACGCAACTGCCTTTCTTTATGCCTATCAAGGCCGGTGATTCTTTTGATTTGTTTAGCAATGTTTTGCACCATTGGAAGCTTGTCGCATTTTTGTCGATTGTTGGGCTTATGGCCGGGACGGTTTTTTCGCGCTATGTTCGCGATTCCTTCGATAACAAGACGATGCTCCAGCTCGATACGAAGTCCAAGAGCGGCAAGGCCGTATCTGACATTGGGGATTTGTTCGATGTGCAGAGCCCGGCGGTTGCCGAAATCCACTTGATAAAGAGCCTGAGTGTGCTTATGCCTGTGGTGGAACAGCTGCGCTTGAACTATATGGCGGAACCGCAGGGGGTTGTGGATAGGCTCATGCGTCGTGAAGGCCGTATGGACCTTGAACTTTTTGAGCCGCCTCGAATGGATGAAGAGCTGGTTAAAAAGGGCAAAAAGTGGATTGCCGTAATCCAGTCGGAGGATTCATACGAGCTGTTCTCGCCGATGGGCCAAAGTCTTGTCGTAGGTAAAGTCGGTGAAACGTACCGCATCCCGATGGACGCAGATACGGTCGCAATTTGTGTCAAGGCGATTAATGCTGAACCTGGGCAGTCGTTTAGCTTGTCCAGGGCTTCAGTCTTGAGCGTTGCCGAAGGCTTGCAGGCGTCGATTAACGCCTACGAGAAGGAAAAGAATTCGAATATCTTGGAAATTTCATATTCCGACCGTTATCCGGACCGCGTTGCCGAAGTGCTCAATGCCATTGCGCAGACTTATGTGCGCCAGAATGTCGAGATGCGCAGTGCCGAAGCCGAGAAGTCTTTGGATTTTTTGGAAGAACAGTTGCCGTCTATCAAGGCTAAGCTGGATTCGTCCGAACGTCTGTTGACGAATTACCGCAACAAGATGGGGACAGTCGATCTTGGTGCCGAAGCAAAGGGAACTCTTGAACGTCAGGTCGAACTCAAGACGCAGTTGCTCTCGTTACAGCAGCAGTATCATGAGAAGGCTCGCTTGTTTAAGGAAGACCACCCGGCGATGCAGGCTATTTTGCAGCAACAGCAACGTTTGAGCCACGAAATCGGTAAAGAAGAAAGCAAGACTAAAAAGCTGCCGATTACCCAGCAAGATGTGTTGAAGTTGCAGCAGGATGTTGAAATCAATAACCAACTGTACACGTCTGTCTTGAACAACATCCAACAGTTGCGCGTGGTCCGTGCTAGTGAAATCGGTAATGTGCGAATCGTGGACCCTGCCTATATTCATGTAAAGCCGTCCAAGCCCAATCGCAAAAAGATTATGGCAGCGGGTTTTGGTGGTGGCTTTGCGCTCAGCCTTGTCTTGATATATCTCTTGCATACCTTAAGTAACCGTGGCGTGGGCTCTTCTTCTGAAATCGAGCGCGAAACCGGAGTTAGCGTCTATGCTAAAATTCCGAAAACTCAAATCAGTCACAAACTTCCGGGCGCAAGCGACAAGCGCTTTATATTGGCCAAGGCCGATTCCGAAGACTTGGCGGTCGAAAAGATCAGGGCACTCCGCACGGCACTGGAATTCTCATTCCTCGACGAAGGCGGCAAGGTGCTGATGGTGACGGGTATCGCTCCGGGCGCAGGCAAATCATTCGTCTCGCTGAACTTGGCATACCTCTTTGCGCAACAGGGCAAGCGCTCCATCTTTATCGACGCAGACCTCCGCAAATCCCGCCTGTCGCACAAGCACGAAAAGGGTATCACAGATGTTATCGCCAAAGGATGCGACTTGGAGAAGGCCCTTATCGATATCGGAGACGGTGCGTACTTCCTGCCCATGGGTTCCCGCGTGGCAAACCCTGGCGAAATGCTCGGTTCCAAGGCATTTGCCGAACTGGTTCAGGAATGCAAATCTAAATTCGATGTCGTCATTATCGACACGCCGCCTATCGCACTTGTTTCGGATGCGCTGGCCATTGCTAAGTTGGCTGATTTCGGCCTCATCGTTATCGAGTACAAAAAGCACTCCATGGAAAACATCCAAGAAACCATCGAGCAACTCAACATTGCAAAGCTGGACAAGAAGGCCATCGTGTTGAACCACTGCATCCACGACAGCGGAGCATACGGTTACGGATACGGCTATGGTTACGGATACCGCTACCGGTACCGCGACAAATAG
- the nadC gene encoding carboxylating nicotinate-nucleotide diphosphorylase gives MYGDCSTPVFPKDDALTMIRLALAEDVRTGDVTSEWTIPADQKQHARLIAKEDGVLAGLPVIELVFQELKANVKVTLHKKDGDVVKKGDLIAEMDGTTHELLTGERTLLNFIQQLSGVATVAHTFQEALKAGKTKVLDTRKTVPGFRTLQKYAVRVGGGSNHRMGLFDMVLVKDNHIAAAGGVLQALEVVKKNNKQNLMVEMEVENFDQLRALLNKGVDVIMLDNMSNEMMAEALKIIKESGDKCLVEGSGNMTLERAKEIATLGLDYISVGALTHSVKALDISMRI, from the coding sequence ATGTATGGAGATTGTTCAACACCAGTTTTTCCGAAAGATGATGCTCTCACGATGATTCGCTTGGCGCTTGCCGAAGACGTGCGCACGGGTGATGTAACCAGTGAATGGACGATTCCTGCCGACCAGAAGCAGCATGCCCGCCTGATTGCAAAAGAAGATGGCGTGCTCGCAGGCCTTCCGGTGATTGAACTCGTGTTCCAGGAACTCAAGGCGAACGTGAAGGTGACGCTCCACAAGAAAGACGGCGATGTCGTGAAGAAGGGTGACCTGATTGCCGAAATGGACGGCACGACGCACGAACTTTTGACGGGCGAACGTACGCTTTTGAATTTTATCCAGCAGCTTTCCGGCGTGGCAACCGTTGCGCATACCTTCCAGGAAGCCTTGAAGGCGGGGAAGACCAAGGTGCTCGATACCCGCAAGACGGTTCCCGGTTTCCGCACGCTGCAGAAGTACGCCGTTCGCGTGGGTGGCGGTTCCAACCACCGCATGGGTCTCTTTGACATGGTGCTGGTGAAGGACAACCACATTGCTGCAGCAGGTGGCGTGCTCCAGGCGCTCGAAGTCGTGAAGAAGAATAACAAGCAGAACTTGATGGTCGAAATGGAAGTCGAAAATTTTGACCAGCTGCGTGCACTCCTGAACAAGGGTGTCGACGTCATTATGCTCGATAACATGAGCAACGAGATGATGGCCGAAGCCTTGAAGATTATCAAGGAAAGCGGCGACAAGTGCCTGGTCGAAGGTTCCGGCAACATGACGCTCGAACGCGCGAAGGAAATCGCGACACTCGGCCTTGACTATATCTCGGTGGGCGCTCTTACACACAGTGTAAAGGCTCTCGACATTTCGATGAGAATTTAA
- a CDS encoding sugar transferase: MIRAATLERILVVLSDFVALSICFALAFWVQFHSGWIVDKFDPSKAFADYAHMGLILNVGWLFLFTCAGLYRSWLLMSRTHQILRVLRAVLIGIVVIVVVLFGAEFLGKVIANEPLSSGYLYGSRFPWIFIYGGFALFLVVLFRMVIYRCLRRLLSLGFGANNILVLGATEAGKKIAEALAKTPERGQRVVGFVDERFQVMEHEFANVPVLGKYADLASLIKKYKVTGIIIAHESSSPQEIMRVLVWVCDQPVHIYLVPELYSVVHGQFKANLVYGFELQELFAFTMPLWQVRVKRVIDILFGAFLGLISFPVCVLAAIAIKLEDRGPVFYSQERIGLYGKPFMVYKFRTMRTDAEKFGAQWATKDDPRITKVGKFLRKTRIDELPQILCVLKGDMSMVGPRPERAVFIAKLREEIPFYISRLKMKPGLTGWAQVCHHYDTSTEDVKIKLQYDMYYFENMSLLLDFQILVRTVYVVLTGKGAQ; this comes from the coding sequence ATGATTCGTGCTGCTACATTGGAACGCATCCTTGTGGTCCTGTCGGACTTCGTGGCGTTGTCGATTTGTTTTGCCCTCGCTTTCTGGGTGCAGTTCCATAGTGGTTGGATTGTAGACAAGTTCGACCCGAGCAAGGCGTTTGCCGATTATGCCCACATGGGACTTATTTTGAATGTGGGCTGGCTTTTCCTGTTTACCTGTGCCGGACTCTACCGTTCATGGCTCTTGATGTCGAGAACGCACCAGATATTGCGCGTGTTGCGTGCGGTGCTGATCGGTATCGTGGTCATTGTTGTGGTGCTTTTTGGTGCGGAGTTCCTGGGCAAGGTCATTGCGAACGAGCCTCTCAGTAGCGGTTACCTTTATGGTTCCCGATTCCCGTGGATCTTTATTTACGGTGGCTTTGCGCTTTTCTTGGTGGTGCTTTTCAGGATGGTGATCTATCGTTGCCTACGCCGACTCTTGAGTCTCGGCTTTGGTGCGAACAACATTCTTGTGTTAGGTGCGACCGAGGCTGGCAAGAAGATTGCCGAAGCGCTTGCGAAAACTCCCGAACGCGGCCAGCGTGTGGTGGGCTTTGTGGATGAACGTTTTCAGGTGATGGAACATGAATTTGCGAATGTTCCGGTGCTTGGAAAATATGCAGACCTTGCTTCGCTCATTAAGAAGTACAAGGTGACGGGCATTATTATCGCTCACGAAAGTTCTTCGCCGCAAGAAATCATGCGTGTGCTTGTGTGGGTGTGCGACCAGCCGGTTCACATTTACCTGGTGCCAGAACTCTACAGCGTGGTGCATGGACAGTTCAAGGCGAACCTGGTTTATGGTTTTGAATTGCAGGAACTGTTTGCGTTTACTATGCCTTTGTGGCAGGTGCGCGTGAAGCGTGTGATTGATATTCTGTTTGGCGCATTCCTGGGACTGATTTCTTTCCCGGTGTGTGTGCTTGCCGCCATTGCCATCAAGCTGGAAGATCGTGGTCCGGTGTTCTATTCGCAGGAACGCATTGGCCTGTACGGCAAGCCCTTTATGGTTTACAAGTTCCGCACGATGCGAACCGATGCCGAAAAGTTCGGTGCCCAGTGGGCCACCAAGGACGACCCCCGTATAACGAAGGTGGGCAAGTTCCTCCGCAAGACCCGTATTGATGAACTTCCGCAGATTTTGTGTGTACTTAAGGGCGACATGAGCATGGTGGGACCGCGTCCGGAACGTGCTGTGTTCATTGCCAAGCTCCGTGAAGAGATTCCGTTCTACATTAGCCGCCTGAAAATGAAACCGGGCCTGACCGGTTGGGCTCAGGTGTGTCACCATTACGATACCAGCACCGAAGACGTGAAAATCAAGTTGCAGTACGACATGTACTACTTCGAAAACATGAGCCTGCTTCTTGACTTCCAGATTTTGGTGCGGACGGTTTATGTTGTGCTGACCGGAAAAGGAGCGCAGTAA
- a CDS encoding homoserine dehydrogenase, whose translation MLRIGLIGTGTVGGGVIQILEQKIDEYKEKLGVELQLACICAKSEEELAPYKAKGYKVSTNADEMIASDDIDVLVELAGGYNMPRKWILAALNAGKHVVTANKALLAKYGHEIFPLAAEKGLHVLFEAAVGGGIPIIRSLQEGLLGSTVEHLSCIINGTCNYILSRMADEGLDFDVVLKDAQKLGFAEADPTFDIEGIDSAHKTALLASLCSGKRVDFEKIHVTGISKITAQDIAFAKELGCCVKLLGIYHRDGDRVDARVHPCFVSNENLLSNVNGVINAVYLKCDNLGETVQTGAGAGRLPTASAVVADLVSLARSVDQGSRKALPMGWFNVENSATLVPISETSARYYLRFTSRDACGVLAKITSILAENNISIETIIQKNVNDPGKVSVVVITEKTQDCKASKAVDAIDALPEIVEKSQVIRFLA comes from the coding sequence ATGCTGCGTATTGGACTTATTGGTACTGGAACCGTCGGTGGCGGTGTTATTCAGATTCTCGAACAGAAAATCGACGAATACAAGGAAAAGCTTGGCGTTGAACTGCAGCTTGCCTGCATCTGCGCAAAGTCCGAAGAAGAACTTGCCCCGTACAAGGCGAAGGGCTACAAGGTTTCCACAAACGCCGATGAAATGATCGCTAGTGACGATATTGACGTGCTCGTGGAACTCGCCGGTGGCTACAACATGCCGCGCAAGTGGATCTTGGCCGCTCTCAATGCCGGTAAGCACGTGGTGACTGCGAACAAGGCTCTCCTCGCCAAGTACGGCCACGAAATTTTCCCGCTCGCTGCCGAAAAGGGCCTGCATGTGCTGTTCGAAGCCGCTGTTGGCGGTGGCATTCCTATTATCCGTAGCCTGCAGGAAGGCCTGCTCGGTTCTACGGTGGAACACCTGAGCTGCATTATCAATGGTACCTGCAACTACATCCTGAGCCGCATGGCCGACGAAGGCCTCGACTTTGACGTGGTGCTGAAGGATGCCCAGAAGCTCGGCTTTGCCGAAGCGGACCCGACCTTCGATATCGAAGGTATCGACTCCGCCCACAAGACAGCCTTGCTCGCTAGCCTCTGCAGCGGCAAGCGCGTGGACTTTGAAAAGATTCACGTGACGGGTATCTCCAAGATTACCGCCCAGGATATCGCGTTTGCCAAGGAACTTGGCTGTTGCGTGAAGCTCCTCGGCATTTACCACCGCGACGGTGACCGCGTGGACGCCCGCGTCCATCCGTGCTTCGTTTCTAACGAGAATCTGCTCTCGAACGTGAACGGTGTCATCAATGCCGTGTACCTGAAGTGCGACAACCTGGGCGAAACTGTTCAGACTGGCGCCGGTGCAGGCCGCTTGCCGACTGCCTCTGCCGTTGTAGCCGACCTCGTTTCCTTGGCCCGCTCTGTGGATCAGGGTAGCCGTAAGGCGCTCCCGATGGGCTGGTTCAACGTCGAAAACTCCGCGACGCTCGTTCCGATTTCGGAAACTTCGGCCCGCTACTACCTGCGCTTCACTTCCCGTGACGCTTGTGGCGTGCTTGCAAAGATTACGAGCATTCTTGCCGAGAACAACATCTCGATCGAAACCATTATCCAGAAGAACGTGAACGATCCGGGGAAGGTCTCTGTCGTGGTGATTACCGAAAAGACTCAGGATTGCAAGGCTTCGAAGGCGGTGGACGCTATCGACGCATTGCCCGAAATTGTCGAGAAGAGTCAGGTCATCCGTTTCCTTGCGTAA
- a CDS encoding CofH family radical SAM protein, translating into MNSLLKKTIDGTRLTPAEALDILKNAPWTEVVQAGDAMRHRINPGNKVGYTAFRIINYTNVCEITCSFCSFCRPAHSPEAYVLNLDEIRQKTIEAKARGADQIFLQGGVNQALPLSYYTDILKMLTQEMGVKVRGFSPVELVRIAVFNRISLDELLDIFKAAGLSSVPGAGAEILSDRMRQILSPKKLPAQVWCDTLAACHKKGLPGSANIVFGSVETPEEIIEHLEYVRKTQDIASGFKSFVVWTFQPQTDKFPIRHVRGDEYLKLLALSRLYLDNIPHIEVSLLGMGLSLGELGLHAGADDINSIVIEENVLQNHGLTTIEQAEDFIKNAGFIPYRRTLNFD; encoded by the coding sequence ATGAATTCCCTACTGAAAAAAACGATTGACGGGACACGCCTCACCCCGGCGGAAGCTCTTGACATTCTGAAAAACGCCCCGTGGACCGAGGTGGTCCAGGCCGGCGACGCCATGCGCCACCGCATCAACCCGGGGAACAAGGTGGGCTACACGGCTTTCCGCATCATCAACTACACGAACGTCTGCGAGATTACCTGCAGCTTTTGCAGTTTCTGCCGTCCCGCCCACAGCCCCGAAGCCTACGTGCTTAATTTGGACGAAATCCGTCAGAAAACGATCGAAGCCAAGGCCAGGGGCGCCGACCAGATTTTCTTGCAGGGCGGCGTGAACCAGGCGCTCCCTCTCAGTTACTATACCGACATTCTGAAAATGCTCACGCAAGAAATGGGCGTGAAAGTCCGCGGATTTTCTCCCGTAGAACTCGTCCGCATCGCCGTCTTCAACAGGATTTCTCTTGACGAGCTGCTCGATATTTTCAAGGCGGCAGGTCTCAGTTCCGTTCCGGGCGCCGGTGCCGAAATTCTCTCCGACCGCATGCGCCAAATCCTGAGCCCGAAAAAGCTCCCCGCGCAGGTATGGTGCGACACGCTCGCCGCCTGCCACAAGAAAGGGCTACCCGGCAGCGCGAACATCGTGTTCGGCAGCGTCGAAACCCCCGAAGAAATCATCGAGCACCTGGAATACGTGCGCAAGACGCAAGATATCGCAAGCGGGTTCAAGAGTTTCGTGGTGTGGACATTCCAGCCGCAAACCGACAAGTTCCCCATCCGCCACGTACGCGGCGACGAATACCTCAAGCTGCTCGCGCTTTCGCGACTGTACCTCGACAACATCCCGCATATCGAAGTATCACTCCTCGGCATGGGACTTTCTTTAGGTGAACTCGGGCTGCACGCCGGTGCCGACGACATCAACAGCATCGTCATCGAAGAAAACGTGCTGCAAAACCACGGCCTTACCACCATCGAACAAGCCGAAGATTTCATCAAAAACGCCGGCTTCATCCCTTACAGACGAACTCTAAACTTCGACTAA
- a CDS encoding BatD family protein, whose amino-acid sequence MKRIILFCLAAALCVSARPSLQVDRERVESGKNFGLQLVFPLNELPENRSELQMETANGFTLVGIDSTDQVIRPDIEDMFNSFFGGGRNRGGYKARVYTFKLKAPKKTGRISIGQIFMDIDGQKHNLTGDIPINIQRAYSDDALAVSLTPSKKSVYEGEQFNVTLGFHTYEHFEGGLQATDMNTGDDFIVHRSDLSTMKFEPVEGNRREMQASAKFAWLASTKSGNLQIPPFKFKYTKRGEPKVVEENKQMGGMTFSSRSVKQESVEAETQTPTINITVKPLPTEGKPANFSGMVGNYSFSADFDRTELKVGEAMTLTINIKGDGLPGSITDPKLPDFGEFRSVPPENELNKKVSGNKVITTKNIRVFLYPKKKGEFTIPEITYSWFNPSKKKYETAKAGPWNIVVEKGEAAPEAIFQAPVAQGPAAVQKQEIESLGSDIRFIHQVNEAANSTAPYKSILYWVIFAVAIPFYLIVTSAVRSRRKHNSDAALVRKGKANKMLKARFADAREALKKGDAKALYAALENGLIDYLSDKTNLEFKGMTRPQMKEELAKLGVKDETIAAIDSWLEKCAFARYAPVNPTKDEQQKMLNDVEKLCEGLKV is encoded by the coding sequence ATGAAACGAATTATCTTATTTTGCCTCGCCGCTGCCCTGTGCGTATCTGCACGGCCGTCCCTGCAAGTGGACCGCGAGCGCGTGGAATCGGGCAAGAACTTTGGACTCCAGCTTGTATTTCCCCTGAACGAACTCCCCGAAAACCGCAGCGAATTGCAGATGGAAACCGCAAACGGATTTACCCTCGTCGGCATCGACAGTACCGACCAGGTGATTCGCCCCGATATCGAGGACATGTTCAATTCCTTCTTTGGCGGGGGCCGCAACCGGGGCGGTTACAAGGCTCGCGTCTACACCTTTAAGCTGAAAGCCCCGAAAAAGACAGGCCGCATCAGCATCGGCCAGATCTTCATGGACATCGACGGGCAAAAGCACAACCTGACAGGCGACATTCCCATCAACATCCAGCGCGCCTATAGCGACGACGCTCTCGCCGTATCGCTCACCCCAAGCAAGAAATCGGTCTACGAAGGCGAACAGTTCAACGTGACACTCGGTTTCCACACCTACGAACACTTCGAAGGCGGCCTCCAGGCGACCGACATGAACACCGGTGACGACTTTATCGTACACCGCAGCGACCTTTCGACCATGAAATTCGAACCCGTCGAAGGAAACCGCCGCGAAATGCAGGCGAGCGCAAAATTCGCCTGGCTAGCTTCCACCAAGAGCGGCAACCTGCAAATTCCGCCGTTCAAGTTCAAGTACACCAAGCGCGGCGAGCCGAAGGTCGTCGAAGAAAACAAGCAGATGGGCGGCATGACATTCTCCAGCAGGAGTGTCAAGCAGGAATCTGTAGAAGCCGAAACGCAGACCCCCACTATCAACATTACCGTGAAACCGCTCCCAACCGAAGGCAAACCCGCGAACTTCAGCGGTATGGTGGGTAACTACAGTTTCAGCGCCGATTTCGACCGCACCGAGCTCAAGGTCGGCGAAGCCATGACGCTTACCATCAACATCAAGGGCGACGGCCTCCCCGGTTCCATTACCGACCCCAAGCTCCCCGACTTCGGCGAGTTCCGCTCGGTCCCCCCCGAAAACGAACTCAACAAGAAAGTCTCCGGCAACAAGGTGATTACCACCAAGAACATTCGCGTGTTCCTGTACCCCAAAAAGAAGGGTGAATTCACCATTCCCGAAATTACCTATTCCTGGTTCAACCCGAGCAAAAAGAAATACGAAACCGCAAAGGCTGGCCCCTGGAACATCGTCGTAGAAAAGGGTGAAGCCGCCCCCGAGGCCATATTCCAGGCACCGGTCGCACAAGGCCCAGCCGCCGTGCAGAAACAGGAAATTGAGTCTCTAGGCAGCGACATCCGTTTTATCCACCAGGTAAACGAAGCCGCCAACAGCACCGCCCCCTACAAGAGCATTCTTTACTGGGTGATTTTTGCAGTCGCAATCCCCTTCTACCTGATTGTGACTTCCGCCGTGCGCAGCCGCCGCAAGCACAACAGCGACGCGGCCCTCGTGCGTAAGGGCAAGGCAAACAAGATGCTCAAGGCACGCTTTGCCGACGCGCGCGAAGCCTTAAAGAAGGGCGATGCAAAGGCTCTTTACGCCGCCCTCGAAAACGGTCTCATTGACTACCTGAGCGACAAGACGAATCTGGAATTCAAGGGCATGACCCGCCCGCAAATGAAGGAAGAACTTGCAAAGCTCGGCGTGAAAGACGAAACAATCGCCGCCATCGACAGTTGGCTCGAAAAGTGCGCGTTCGCGCGGTATGCCCCGGTGAACCCGACCAAGGACGAGCAGCAGAAAATGCTCAACGACGTGGAAAAATTGTGCGAAGGACTAAAGGTATAA
- a CDS encoding tetratricopeptide repeat protein: MSILRSIILFLTFAVVANAAEHCNGIETGAKAYNEGDFERAIDEWRTCSDNGIENSDLYYNLGNAYFRGGKLGFAIYYYKSALRLDPSNDDILHNLKYAQAMTRDKVDEDGEENPLLAGLFKAHHALSLKAQMWTLLGIFWAIALLAVARRISRNGKAKNILIGTMFALSCVFGIIAMSAGYKVFVAETEITGVVTAKDADVTSAPSDKSQTLNTLSEGTSFEVLSEQGNFAEIRLGEKVRGFVKMSDVGIVK; encoded by the coding sequence ATGAGTATCTTAAGAAGCATCATTTTATTTTTAACATTTGCGGTAGTAGCGAACGCCGCAGAACATTGCAACGGCATCGAGACCGGCGCCAAGGCCTACAACGAAGGTGACTTCGAACGTGCCATCGACGAATGGCGCACCTGTAGCGACAATGGAATCGAAAATTCCGACCTCTACTACAACCTGGGCAACGCCTACTTCAGGGGCGGCAAGCTCGGCTTCGCCATTTACTATTACAAGTCGGCCCTGCGGCTTGACCCAAGCAATGACGACATCCTGCACAACCTCAAGTACGCGCAGGCCATGACGCGTGACAAGGTGGACGAAGACGGCGAAGAAAACCCGCTCCTCGCAGGACTTTTCAAGGCACACCATGCGCTTTCACTCAAGGCGCAGATGTGGACGCTTCTCGGAATTTTCTGGGCGATTGCGTTACTCGCCGTCGCAAGGCGCATCAGCCGCAACGGAAAGGCGAAAAACATACTCATCGGAACGATGTTCGCATTATCCTGCGTTTTCGGCATCATTGCGATGAGCGCCGGCTACAAGGTTTTCGTCGCCGAAACGGAAATCACCGGAGTCGTCACGGCGAAGGACGCCGACGTGACTAGCGCTCCCAGCGACAAGTCCCAGACGCTCAACACGCTTTCTGAAGGAACCTCCTTCGAAGTGCTTAGCGAACAGGGAAACTTCGCCGAAATCCGCTTGGGCGAAAAGGTCCGCGGTTTCGTCAAAATGAGCGATGTCGGAATCGTAAAATAG
- the mnmA gene encoding tRNA 2-thiouridine(34) synthase MnmA, producing the protein MIKKRVAVGMSGGVDSSVAALVLLEQGYDVFGVTLRVLPPLANSGATPYDPEKDESVLRARAVAKRLGIEHFVAVCDDAFTERVLKRCHDDFAQARTPNPCCYCNRFVKFGWMMDFALEHGADFLSTGHYVNVKEVGGVRRLFRGKDLAKDQSYFLFGVPDEALARVMTPLGGMEKPDVRALASKHDFENASASDSQDICFDIYGNDYTEFLEGRFGAMTRPGNFVTEDGKILRSHEGYHRYTVGQRKGLGVALGVPAFIRSVDPATGDIVVTADKSAVSATEVRIENCVWHGVNPATGSAYTAGDTFECEGMVRYRQRPTRCMVKILEGGCALASFEQSQFAVTPGQCAVFYDGDMVLGGGWIR; encoded by the coding sequence ATGATTAAAAAGCGCGTGGCTGTTGGCATGAGCGGGGGAGTGGATTCCTCTGTGGCGGCGCTTGTCCTTTTGGAGCAGGGTTACGACGTGTTCGGCGTAACGCTGCGGGTGCTGCCTCCGCTTGCAAATAGCGGGGCGACCCCTTATGATCCCGAAAAAGATGAAAGCGTCTTGCGCGCGCGTGCGGTCGCAAAGCGCCTGGGGATTGAACACTTCGTGGCGGTTTGCGACGATGCGTTTACCGAGCGGGTGCTGAAGCGTTGCCACGATGACTTTGCACAGGCTCGGACGCCGAATCCATGCTGCTATTGCAACCGCTTCGTGAAATTCGGCTGGATGATGGACTTTGCCTTGGAGCATGGCGCCGACTTCCTGTCGACGGGGCACTATGTGAATGTCAAGGAGGTCGGCGGCGTCCGCAGGCTTTTCCGCGGCAAGGACTTGGCGAAGGACCAGAGCTATTTTCTGTTCGGTGTTCCCGACGAGGCGCTGGCTCGCGTCATGACCCCGCTCGGGGGCATGGAAAAGCCCGACGTGCGGGCTTTGGCTTCGAAGCACGACTTCGAAAACGCGAGCGCGAGTGACAGCCAGGATATCTGCTTCGACATCTACGGAAACGATTACACTGAATTCCTGGAAGGCCGCTTCGGTGCGATGACCCGCCCAGGAAACTTCGTGACCGAGGACGGAAAAATCTTAAGGAGTCACGAAGGTTACCACCGTTACACGGTGGGGCAACGCAAGGGACTTGGCGTTGCCCTGGGCGTCCCGGCGTTTATCCGCAGCGTGGATCCCGCGACGGGCGACATCGTGGTGACCGCCGACAAGTCGGCCGTCTCCGCTACCGAAGTCCGCATCGAAAATTGCGTATGGCACGGCGTCAACCCGGCAACGGGCTCCGCATACACTGCTGGCGACACCTTCGAATGCGAGGGCATGGTGCGTTACCGCCAGCGCCCGACGCGATGCATGGTGAAAATCCTTGAAGGCGGCTGCGCACTCGCCAGTTTTGAACAATCGCAGTTTGCCGTAACGCCTGGCCAGTGCGCCGTCTTTTATGACGGTGACATGGTGCTCGGTGGCGGCTGGATTCGCTAG